The Saccharomonospora glauca K62 genome has a segment encoding these proteins:
- a CDS encoding ABC transporter family substrate-binding protein: MRANGGGTRTWKAVLVLMLVGALSACSNTPPPPVVSSSVPSTPPATETPSQIVAAVDDIVGGYNPHTLADASTVTTALAQLLLPSVFRTNAEGEPELDDRLMTSAEVTSEDPFTVEYRIRPEASWSDGAPIAVEDFSYLTEAMKSQPGVANSAGYELISSIEPGEGGKLVRVTFSEPYPGWKTLFSNLLPAHVLKDAPGGWQEALAESFPAYGGPFAIKKIDTARGEIVLERNERYWEKPAAVDRIVLQRADGPGMVSALRSGSAQFVLGGVNGDTRALLADLGDDVGLHAVAQPYVVDVVLRPVGPALADDKVRRAVAALLDRNALIAEGTRGGDSAELRASAQVLPPSSPEYAHTIPGAGPPLERNAKRAHKLLTEAGYKREAGSWVDENGRELSLVVASPGQKQPYQRIAQALADQLIAEGINVTTVHPPARELFGATLAAPIDLDGGAAGEPTPTNGQVGIDIAVIPRAISADPATTAASWFGCAPDARGEETEEDEEAESTSSSTTKTTSTLAKTPATTSEDSEADDGLVTPANPAGFCDPELQSTLDAALTGEVPLKQSLAKVEPKLWKQNVSIPLFQLADTLAVGAGVSGVTPGPTLVGPFASAVNWTRAPR; the protein is encoded by the coding sequence GTGCGAGCGAATGGGGGCGGGACCAGGACGTGGAAGGCCGTGCTGGTGCTGATGCTCGTCGGTGCGTTGAGTGCGTGCTCGAACACCCCGCCGCCGCCCGTGGTGAGTTCCTCCGTTCCGTCGACCCCTCCGGCCACGGAGACTCCCTCCCAGATCGTGGCCGCGGTGGACGACATCGTGGGCGGCTACAACCCGCACACCCTCGCCGACGCCTCCACCGTGACCACGGCGTTGGCGCAGTTGCTGCTGCCGTCCGTCTTCCGGACCAACGCCGAGGGTGAGCCGGAGCTCGACGACCGCCTCATGACGTCCGCGGAAGTGACGAGTGAGGACCCGTTCACCGTCGAGTACCGCATCCGGCCCGAGGCGTCGTGGTCCGACGGAGCGCCCATCGCCGTCGAGGACTTCTCCTACCTCACCGAGGCCATGAAGTCCCAGCCGGGGGTGGCCAACTCCGCCGGGTACGAGCTGATCTCCTCGATCGAGCCCGGCGAGGGAGGCAAGCTCGTCCGGGTCACCTTCAGCGAGCCGTATCCGGGATGGAAGACGCTGTTCTCCAACCTCCTCCCCGCCCACGTCCTCAAGGACGCTCCGGGAGGCTGGCAGGAGGCGCTGGCGGAGAGCTTCCCCGCGTACGGCGGTCCGTTCGCGATCAAGAAGATCGACACGGCCAGGGGCGAGATCGTGCTCGAACGCAACGAGCGCTACTGGGAGAAGCCCGCCGCCGTGGACCGCATCGTGCTCCAGCGAGCGGACGGTCCGGGGATGGTCTCGGCGTTGCGCAGCGGCAGCGCGCAGTTCGTCCTCGGCGGGGTCAACGGCGACACCAGGGCTCTGCTCGCCGACCTCGGCGACGACGTGGGGCTGCATGCCGTGGCGCAGCCGTACGTGGTGGACGTGGTGTTGCGCCCCGTCGGCCCTGCCCTGGCCGACGACAAGGTCCGCCGGGCCGTCGCGGCGCTGCTCGACCGCAACGCCCTCATCGCCGAGGGCACGCGGGGAGGTGACTCGGCGGAGCTGCGTGCCAGCGCCCAGGTGCTGCCGCCGTCGTCGCCGGAATACGCCCACACCATTCCCGGCGCCGGGCCGCCTCTGGAGCGGAACGCCAAGCGGGCCCACAAGCTGCTCACCGAAGCCGGCTACAAGCGTGAGGCGGGGAGCTGGGTCGACGAGAATGGCCGGGAGTTGTCCCTGGTCGTGGCCTCCCCCGGACAGAAGCAGCCGTACCAGCGCATCGCGCAGGCCCTGGCGGACCAGCTCATCGCCGAGGGAATCAACGTCACGACGGTCCACCCTCCGGCGAGGGAGCTGTTCGGCGCGACGCTGGCCGCGCCCATCGACCTCGACGGTGGGGCCGCGGGCGAGCCGACCCCCACCAACGGGCAGGTCGGCATCGACATCGCTGTGATTCCTCGGGCGATCAGCGCCGACCCGGCGACCACCGCGGCCTCGTGGTTCGGGTGCGCTCCCGACGCGCGCGGCGAGGAGACCGAGGAGGACGAGGAAGCGGAGTCCACGTCGTCGTCGACGACGAAGACGACGAGCACCTTGGCGAAGACTCCCGCGACCACGTCGGAGGACTCCGAGGCGGACGACGGTCTGGTGACGCCCGCTAACCCCGCGGGGTTCTGCGACCCCGAGTTGCAGTCGACGCTCGACGCCGCGTTGACGGGAGAGGTTCCGCTCAAGCAGAGCCTCGCCAAGGTGGAGCCCAAGCTGTGGAAGCAGAACGTCTCCATCCCGTTGTTCCAGCTCGCCGACACCTTGGCCGTGGGAGCCGGGGTCTCCGGCGTGACTCCGGGACCGACCTTGGTCGGACCTTTCGCCTCCGCCGTCAACTGGACGCGAGCTCCTCGTTAG
- a CDS encoding ABC transporter family substrate-binding protein: protein MRRSKVISAWSMLAASALVLSACGGGDNAADENGSTVDAASLAEGKAQEGDTFKLADVPEMDPVTVAIDEGYSAYNNNTADANSSYNTYILTSVITGPTVLDGNNKVLLNGDVMESIEVTSEDPFTVEWKMKEGVKWSDGDPWDCREFYLAWLASSGTTEGFNSASTTGYELMEPECTDDYTFKAEFSEPYLDYKGMFADVRLMPAHVIEKEIGIDDIRDVEPGSKEAKEVAKFWSGEWKGFKPEIMPGSGPYKIKSYDSNSDTVVLEKNPNWIGAKGGPKEVTIRAIPDTKAMATALQNGEIDVAASTQPDATAADTLKSLTSQGVTYVSAPQLTYEHLDLNLNRKVFQDEAARKAFFQVVNREEIVNKLLKPVQADAEPLGSIVFFTGEEGYEDRYSDKMNKGAEAAAKTLEEAGWKKGADGIYEKDGVRFSVSISHNENARRSQTVEIIQSQAKAAGIEVKDDTDPNFLKGRVDKGDYDIALFGWSSAPFKAESKAIYISDGNQNWQGLKDPKIDEAFAKATSATKPEEALEHYIAADEAIAENYATIPLFETPSMWAFRGIDRVYMQSYNGALWNVGEWEAAE from the coding sequence ATGAGGAGATCAAAAGTCATCTCCGCGTGGTCGATGCTCGCCGCGTCAGCGCTCGTTCTGAGCGCGTGCGGTGGCGGGGACAACGCGGCGGATGAGAACGGCTCGACAGTCGACGCTGCGAGCTTGGCGGAGGGCAAGGCGCAGGAAGGCGACACCTTCAAGCTTGCCGACGTCCCGGAGATGGACCCCGTCACGGTGGCCATCGACGAGGGGTATTCCGCGTACAACAACAACACCGCGGATGCCAACAGCTCGTACAACACCTACATCCTCACGAGCGTCATCACGGGCCCGACCGTTCTGGACGGCAACAACAAGGTCCTGCTCAACGGCGACGTGATGGAGTCCATCGAGGTCACGTCCGAAGACCCCTTCACCGTCGAGTGGAAGATGAAGGAGGGCGTCAAGTGGTCGGACGGTGACCCGTGGGACTGCCGTGAGTTCTACCTCGCGTGGCTCGCCAGCTCCGGCACGACGGAGGGCTTCAACTCCGCCTCCACCACGGGCTACGAGCTCATGGAACCGGAGTGCACCGACGACTACACCTTCAAGGCCGAGTTCAGCGAGCCCTACCTCGACTACAAGGGCATGTTCGCCGACGTGCGTCTCATGCCCGCGCACGTCATCGAGAAGGAAATCGGTATCGACGACATCCGTGACGTCGAGCCGGGCTCGAAGGAGGCCAAGGAGGTCGCCAAGTTCTGGTCGGGCGAGTGGAAGGGCTTCAAGCCCGAGATCATGCCCGGCTCCGGCCCCTACAAGATCAAGTCGTACGACTCGAACTCCGACACGGTCGTCCTGGAGAAGAACCCGAACTGGATCGGCGCCAAGGGCGGGCCGAAGGAAGTCACGATCCGCGCGATCCCGGACACCAAGGCCATGGCCACCGCGCTGCAGAACGGTGAGATTGACGTCGCCGCGTCGACCCAGCCGGACGCCACCGCGGCCGACACCCTGAAGAGCCTGACGTCGCAGGGTGTGACGTACGTCTCCGCGCCGCAGCTCACCTACGAGCACCTCGACCTGAACCTCAACCGGAAGGTCTTCCAGGACGAGGCCGCGCGCAAGGCGTTCTTCCAGGTCGTCAACCGTGAGGAGATCGTCAACAAGCTGCTGAAGCCGGTCCAGGCCGACGCCGAGCCGCTGGGCAGCATCGTCTTCTTCACCGGTGAGGAAGGCTACGAGGACCGCTACAGCGACAAGATGAACAAGGGCGCCGAGGCCGCCGCCAAGACCCTTGAGGAGGCCGGCTGGAAGAAGGGCGCCGACGGCATCTACGAGAAGGACGGCGTCCGTTTCTCGGTGTCGATCTCGCACAACGAGAACGCGCGTCGTAGCCAGACGGTCGAGATCATCCAGTCGCAGGCCAAGGCCGCGGGCATCGAGGTCAAGGACGACACCGACCCGAACTTCCTGAAGGGTCGCGTCGACAAGGGTGACTACGACATCGCTCTGTTCGGCTGGTCGTCCGCTCCGTTCAAGGCCGAGTCCAAGGCCATCTACATCAGCGACGGCAACCAGAACTGGCAGGGCCTGAAGGACCCGAAGATCGACGAGGCGTTCGCCAAGGCGACCTCGGCGACCAAGCCGGAAGAGGCCTTGGAGCACTACATCGCGGCCGACGAGGCGATCGCCGAGAACTACGCCACCATTCCGCTGTTCGAGACGCCGTCGATGTGGGCCTTCCGTGGTATTGACCGCGTGTACATGCAGTCGTACAACGGTGCTCTGTGGAACGTCGGGGAGTGGGAGGCCGCCGAGTAA